A region of Mycolicibacterium brumae DNA encodes the following proteins:
- a CDS encoding DUF190 domain-containing protein, whose amino-acid sequence MNGVESLKLTAYFGERQRSGGRFLADEMLELYGRAEVSTSIMMRGVAGFRARHHLRTDQLLSLSEDPPVTAVAVDSAPLIETLLDPLIAMTGRGLITLERARLVRGEPIELTGGLHEETKLTVYLGRKEKVYGVPAYLAVCDLMRRRGLAGASVFLGVDGTNHGRRTRAKFFDRNVDVPLMVIAVGTGERMSRLLPELGALLRDPMITVERVRICKRDGALQERPHALPSHDRHGLPLWQKLMVHTSEAATHDGRPIHRALIAELRRRANTHGATVLRGIWGFHDSQEPHGDKLFALTRHVPALTIIIDTPQNIAASFDIVDEVTGGHGLVTSEMVPARLLIDGDGRDGGLKLARHRY is encoded by the coding sequence GTGAACGGCGTCGAAAGTCTCAAGCTCACAGCGTATTTCGGGGAGCGGCAGCGCAGCGGCGGGCGATTCCTGGCCGACGAGATGCTCGAACTGTACGGCCGCGCGGAGGTGTCCACCTCGATCATGATGCGCGGAGTGGCGGGCTTCAGGGCGCGCCATCACCTGCGCACCGACCAGTTGTTGTCGCTGTCGGAGGACCCGCCGGTGACCGCCGTCGCGGTGGACAGCGCGCCGCTGATCGAGACGCTGCTCGACCCGTTGATCGCCATGACCGGGCGCGGGCTGATCACCCTGGAACGCGCCCGGCTGGTCCGCGGGGAGCCGATCGAGCTGACCGGCGGGCTGCACGAGGAGACGAAACTGACGGTGTACCTGGGGCGCAAGGAGAAGGTCTACGGGGTTCCGGCGTACCTGGCGGTCTGCGATCTGATGCGCCGGCGCGGGCTGGCCGGCGCATCGGTGTTCCTCGGCGTCGACGGCACCAACCACGGCCGCCGGACCCGGGCGAAGTTCTTCGACCGCAATGTCGACGTGCCGCTCATGGTGATCGCCGTCGGGACCGGCGAGCGAATGTCCCGGCTCCTGCCCGAACTCGGCGCGCTGCTGCGCGATCCGATGATCACCGTCGAACGGGTGCGGATCTGCAAGCGCGACGGCGCGCTGCAGGAACGGCCGCACGCGCTGCCCAGCCACGACCGGCACGGGCTGCCGCTATGGCAGAAGCTTATGGTGCACACCTCGGAGGCGGCAACCCACGACGGCCGGCCGATCCACCGCGCCCTCATCGCCGAGCTGCGCCGACGGGCCAACACCCACGGCGCCACCGTCCTGCGTGGCATCTGGGGTTTCCACGACAGCCAGGAACCGCACGGCGACAAGCTCTTTGCGCTGACCCGGCACGTCCCGGCGCTGACCATCATCATCGACACCCCGCAGAACATCGCCGCGTCCTTCGACATCGTCGATGAGGTCACCGGCGGGCACGGACTGGTGACCAGCGAGATGGTGCCGGCCCGACTGCTCATCGACGGCGACGGCCGCGACGGCGGGTTGAAGCTGGCTCGGCATCGCTACTGA
- a CDS encoding metallophosphoesterase family protein: MTGNTRSRPTLWAISDLHTGHTGNKPITESLYPSTPDDWLIVAGDVAERTDDIRWSLDLLRKRFAKVIWVPGNHELWTTGKDPVQVFGRSRYDYLVQMCDEMGVLTPEHPYPVWTDEGGPATIVPLFLLYDYTFLPDGAATKAEGLAIAKENNVVATDEFLLSSEPYHTKDAWCADRLKLTRKRLDDLDWMDQTVLVNHFPMVRQPCDVLFYPEFSLWCGTTATADWHTRYNAVCSVYGHLHIPRTTWYDDVRFEEVSVGYPREWRRRKPYRWLRQILPDPKYSPGYLNEFGGHFMITPEMREAAEKVQARIRSRRA, from the coding sequence GTGACCGGAAACACCAGATCTCGTCCCACCCTGTGGGCGATCAGCGACCTGCACACCGGCCACACCGGAAACAAGCCGATCACCGAGTCGCTGTACCCGTCCACACCGGACGATTGGCTGATCGTGGCCGGTGACGTCGCCGAACGCACCGACGACATCCGCTGGTCGCTGGACCTGCTGCGCAAGCGGTTCGCCAAGGTGATCTGGGTGCCGGGTAACCATGAGCTGTGGACCACCGGCAAGGACCCGGTCCAGGTGTTCGGCCGGTCCCGCTACGACTACCTGGTCCAGATGTGCGACGAGATGGGCGTGCTGACCCCCGAGCACCCGTACCCGGTGTGGACCGACGAAGGCGGGCCGGCGACCATCGTGCCGCTGTTCCTGCTCTACGACTACACCTTCCTGCCCGACGGCGCCGCGACCAAGGCCGAAGGCCTGGCGATCGCCAAGGAGAACAACGTCGTCGCCACCGACGAGTTCCTGCTCTCCAGCGAGCCGTACCACACCAAGGACGCCTGGTGCGCCGACCGGCTCAAGCTCACCCGCAAGCGCCTCGACGACCTGGACTGGATGGACCAGACGGTGCTGGTGAATCACTTCCCGATGGTGCGCCAGCCCTGTGACGTGCTGTTCTACCCGGAGTTCTCGCTGTGGTGCGGCACCACCGCGACCGCCGACTGGCACACCCGGTACAATGCCGTCTGCTCGGTGTACGGGCACCTGCACATCCCGCGCACCACCTGGTACGACGACGTGCGCTTCGAGGAGGTGTCGGTCGGCTATCCCCGGGAGTGGCGGCGGCGCAAGCCCTACCGCTGGCTGCGTCAGATCCTGCCGGACCCGAAGTACTCGCCCGGCTACCTCAACGAGTTCGGCGGCCACTTCATGATCACCCCGGAGATGCGGGAGGCCGCCGAGAAGGTCCAGGCGCGGATCCGGAGTCGCCGGGCATGA
- a CDS encoding DUF2277 domain-containing protein: MCRNITELRGLEPPATSEEVEAAARQYVRKVSGIARTTEANAEAFETAVAQVTAATAALLATLPPRRQPPKTVPPLRRPEVRARIAARAR; this comes from the coding sequence ATGTGCCGAAACATCACCGAACTGCGCGGCCTGGAACCCCCGGCGACCTCCGAGGAAGTCGAGGCCGCCGCGCGCCAGTACGTGCGCAAGGTCAGCGGAATCGCCCGCACCACCGAAGCCAACGCGGAGGCGTTCGAGACCGCGGTGGCCCAGGTGACCGCGGCGACGGCCGCGCTGCTCGCGACCCTGCCGCCGCGCCGCCAGCCACCGAAGACGGTCCCGCCGCTGCGTCGCCCGGAGGTCCGGGCCCGCATCGCCGCGCGCGCCAGGTGA
- the rbfA gene encoding 30S ribosome-binding factor RbfA, which produces MSDPARAKRLAKRISAIVASAIEYEIKDPRLAGVTITDAKVTGDLHDATLYYTVLGSSLDEEPDYAGVAAALESAKGVLRSKVGAGTGVRFTPTLTFERDTVPDAANRMSELLAAARARDAELARVREGAVPAGDADPYRVAVDEGEPGDGDRTAD; this is translated from the coding sequence ATGTCTGATCCGGCCCGGGCCAAGCGGCTCGCCAAGCGGATATCGGCGATCGTCGCCTCGGCCATCGAGTATGAGATCAAGGATCCTCGACTGGCCGGGGTGACCATCACCGACGCCAAGGTCACCGGCGACCTGCACGACGCCACGCTGTACTACACGGTGCTCGGCTCGTCGCTGGACGAGGAACCCGACTACGCCGGGGTGGCCGCGGCGCTGGAAAGCGCCAAGGGCGTGCTGCGCTCCAAGGTCGGCGCGGGCACCGGTGTCCGGTTCACCCCGACGTTGACCTTCGAGCGCGACACCGTGCCGGACGCGGCGAACCGGATGAGCGAACTGCTGGCCGCGGCCCGCGCGCGCGACGCCGAACTGGCGCGGGTGCGCGAGGGCGCGGTGCCGGCCGGCGACGCCGACCCGTATCGGGTGGCCGTCGACGAGGGTGAGCCTGGTGACGGCGATCGAACCGCGGACTGA
- a CDS encoding CocE/NonD family hydrolase yields the protein MATSESLYRLAHHAVSRVAGVPAPTHDYRIRRGVTIPMRDGVLLVADHYEPIGEPAGTLLVRSPYGRGFPIAPLYGAAYAARGHHVILQSVRGTFGSGGEFSPAVNEADDGQDTAAWLREQPWYTGSFGTIGPSYLAYTQFAMLEDPPEGLAASVAIVGVHDLAEATWGTGAFTVNDFLGWSHGLVHQEEPGRVRGAIRNLRQYSDVKRAVTEVPLGRSGRELLGDGAPWWEPWTGNTDLDDPFWRPYRRDGGLDHAEVPILLVGGWQDIFLDQTLEQYRRLRDRGADVALTVGPWTHLHTMTKAAPAVLRESLAWFDRHLRAQPAPPRPRTRIYVTGGGGWRELPDWPPAGTREVVLYLEPGALATEPGSDTAATSEFTYDPADPTPTIGGRLLSPDSGRRRDDALAGRHDVLSFTGPELTADLEAHGAPVIELDHRSDNPHFDLFARISEVDSKGRSRNITDGFRRFVRSADDDGPIRFPLDEIAHVFRAGTRIRVLIAGGSHPRYARNLGTDEHPRDGVTMRPSTRVIGHGGRSRLILPVLDRAAESADPVSAD from the coding sequence GTGGCCACCTCCGAGTCGCTGTACCGGCTGGCTCATCACGCGGTGAGCCGGGTCGCCGGTGTGCCCGCTCCCACCCACGACTATCGCATCCGCCGGGGTGTCACCATCCCGATGCGCGACGGCGTGCTGCTGGTCGCCGACCACTACGAACCGATCGGTGAGCCGGCCGGAACGTTGCTGGTGCGCAGCCCGTACGGACGCGGGTTTCCGATCGCCCCGCTGTACGGCGCGGCCTACGCCGCCCGCGGCCACCACGTCATCCTGCAGAGCGTGCGGGGCACCTTCGGCTCCGGCGGAGAGTTCTCCCCGGCCGTGAACGAGGCCGACGACGGCCAGGACACCGCGGCGTGGCTGCGCGAACAGCCTTGGTACACTGGATCTTTCGGCACCATCGGCCCGTCGTACCTGGCGTACACCCAGTTCGCGATGTTGGAGGACCCGCCCGAGGGGCTCGCGGCGTCGGTGGCGATCGTCGGGGTGCACGACCTGGCCGAGGCGACCTGGGGCACCGGCGCGTTCACCGTCAACGACTTCCTGGGCTGGAGCCACGGTCTGGTGCACCAGGAGGAGCCGGGCCGGGTGCGCGGCGCGATCCGGAACCTGCGGCAGTATTCCGACGTGAAGCGGGCCGTCACCGAGGTGCCGCTCGGGCGGTCCGGCCGCGAGTTGCTGGGCGACGGCGCGCCGTGGTGGGAACCGTGGACCGGCAACACCGACCTCGATGACCCGTTCTGGAGGCCGTATCGCCGCGACGGCGGGCTGGACCACGCCGAGGTGCCGATTCTGCTGGTCGGTGGCTGGCAGGACATCTTCCTGGATCAGACGCTGGAGCAGTACCGCAGGCTGCGTGATCGGGGCGCGGACGTCGCGCTGACCGTGGGCCCGTGGACGCATCTGCACACCATGACCAAGGCCGCGCCCGCGGTGCTGCGGGAGTCGTTGGCCTGGTTCGACCGGCACCTGCGCGCCCAGCCGGCGCCGCCGCGGCCCCGCACCCGGATCTACGTGACCGGCGGCGGGGGGTGGCGTGAGCTGCCGGACTGGCCGCCGGCGGGAACCCGCGAGGTGGTGCTCTACCTGGAACCCGGCGCCCTGGCGACCGAGCCGGGCTCGGACACCGCTGCGACCTCGGAGTTCACCTACGACCCGGCCGATCCGACACCGACCATCGGCGGGCGGCTGCTCTCCCCCGACAGCGGCCGTCGGCGCGACGACGCGCTGGCCGGCCGCCACGACGTGCTCAGCTTCACCGGACCCGAGCTGACGGCGGACCTGGAAGCGCACGGGGCGCCCGTCATCGAGCTCGATCACCGCTCCGACAATCCGCACTTCGACCTGTTCGCGCGGATCAGCGAGGTCGACTCAAAAGGCCGGTCCCGCAACATCACCGACGGTTTCCGCCGGTTCGTCCGCAGCGCGGACGACGACGGTCCGATCAGGTTCCCGCTCGATGAGATCGCGCATGTGTTCCGCGCCGGAACCCGCATCCGGGTGTTGATCGCCGGCGGTTCGCATCCGCGGTACGCGCGCAATCTGGGCACCGACGAGCACCCGCGCGACGGCGTCACCATGCGCCCGTCGACCCGGGTCATCGGCCACGGCGGCCGGTCCCGGCTGATCCTGCCGGTGCTCGATCGCGCAGCGGAATCAGCGGATCCGGTCTCAGCCGACTGA
- the crcB gene encoding fluoride efflux transporter CrcB encodes MSAVAPWLAVLLVGGIGAVARFELDRAVTRRTGGGFPAGTLAVNLSGALALGMLSGAGLSPTALLIAGTGLVGAYTTFSTWMLETARLAEEGGRRRATLNIVVSLVAGVLAAGCGSWIGAQL; translated from the coding sequence GTGAGCGCGGTGGCGCCGTGGCTGGCGGTGCTCCTGGTCGGCGGGATCGGCGCGGTCGCCCGCTTCGAACTCGACCGGGCGGTGACCCGCCGGACCGGGGGAGGCTTCCCGGCCGGGACGCTGGCGGTGAACCTCAGTGGCGCCCTGGCGCTCGGGATGCTCAGCGGCGCGGGGTTGTCGCCGACCGCTCTGCTGATCGCCGGGACGGGCCTCGTCGGCGCCTACACGACGTTCTCCACCTGGATGCTGGAGACCGCGCGGCTGGCTGAGGAGGGCGGCCGACGTCGGGCCACGCTGAACATCGTCGTCAGCCTGGTGGCCGGTGTGTTGGCCGCCGGTTGCGGGTCGTGGATCGGAGCGCAACTGTGA
- a CDS encoding DUF1802 family protein — MTTPALKEWSAAVHALLAGRQSVLLRKGGIHEKRFQLSAPEFLLFPTVAHGHAERVRPEHRDLLSPAAADSTEDAVLIRAAASVIAAVEVQRPERLGEIEDLHIWTVASVREDRLDFRPKHRLTALVVAVRPLRAPITLARTPEMGGCRSWLELPIEPGDAVLDDPVLDDATLAAVSRRVRQSVG; from the coding sequence GTGACGACACCCGCGCTCAAGGAGTGGAGCGCGGCCGTGCACGCCCTGCTGGCCGGGCGGCAGTCGGTGCTGCTGCGCAAGGGCGGCATTCATGAGAAGCGATTCCAGTTGAGCGCGCCGGAGTTCCTGCTGTTCCCGACGGTCGCGCACGGGCATGCCGAGCGGGTGCGCCCCGAGCACCGCGACCTGCTTTCCCCGGCGGCCGCCGACAGCACCGAGGACGCGGTGCTGATCCGCGCCGCGGCCTCGGTGATCGCCGCGGTCGAGGTTCAGCGCCCGGAGCGACTCGGCGAGATCGAGGACCTGCATATTTGGACGGTCGCGTCGGTGCGGGAGGATCGCCTCGATTTCCGGCCCAAGCACCGGCTGACGGCGCTGGTGGTCGCGGTCCGGCCGCTGCGGGCGCCGATCACGCTGGCCCGCACCCCCGAGATGGGCGGCTGCCGCAGCTGGCTGGAACTCCCCATCGAACCCGGCGACGCGGTGCTCGACGACCCGGTGCTCGACGACGCGACGTTGGCGGCGGTGTCCCGCCGCGTTCGGCAGTCAGTCGGCTGA
- the crcB gene encoding fluoride efflux transporter CrcB, with translation MSSRDHTETAAVFVGGSIGALARAGLGVAFSGQPCQWPWGTFAVNIIGAFALGYLTTRLLERLPLSSYRRPLLGTGFCGGLTTFSTMQVEILHMLARGDWPLAAGYATASIAGGLAAVWLASAVVRRVRVVTW, from the coding sequence ATGAGCAGTCGGGATCACACCGAAACCGCGGCGGTCTTCGTCGGCGGGTCGATCGGCGCGCTGGCACGCGCCGGCCTGGGCGTCGCGTTCTCGGGCCAGCCCTGCCAATGGCCCTGGGGGACGTTCGCGGTCAACATCATCGGGGCGTTCGCGCTCGGGTACCTCACCACCCGGCTGCTGGAACGCCTCCCGCTGTCCAGCTACCGTCGCCCGCTGCTGGGCACCGGGTTCTGCGGCGGGCTGACCACCTTCTCCACCATGCAGGTGGAGATCCTGCACATGCTTGCCCGCGGTGACTGGCCGCTGGCGGCCGGCTACGCCACCGCCAGCATTGCCGGCGGACTGGCCGCGGTGTGGCTGGCGAGCGCCGTCGTGCGCAGGGTCCGGGTGGTGACCTGGTGA
- a CDS encoding enoyl-CoA hydratase, which produces MTNPDGSPILLVDTTDRVATLTLNRPQARNALSTQMRDTFFAALTAADADPDVDAIILTGADPVFCAGVDLKELSTLTEVPELAPQWPDDLRTPVIGAINGAAVTGGLELALYCDILIASENARFADTHARVGIMPSWGMTARLPQKVGVSLARRMSLTGDYLSADDALRAGLVTEVVPHEQLADAARAIAASIVGNNRDAVATLLSSYHRIDRDQIGSALWLEAQTAREWARRNTAADIAANRAAVMERGRSQVK; this is translated from the coding sequence ATGACCAACCCCGACGGCTCCCCCATCCTCCTCGTCGACACCACCGACCGTGTCGCGACGCTGACGCTGAATCGGCCGCAGGCCCGCAACGCGCTGTCCACCCAGATGCGCGACACCTTCTTCGCCGCGCTGACCGCGGCGGACGCCGACCCGGATGTCGACGCCATCATCCTGACCGGCGCCGATCCGGTGTTCTGCGCGGGTGTGGACCTCAAGGAACTGTCGACCCTGACCGAGGTGCCGGAGCTGGCCCCGCAGTGGCCCGACGACCTGCGCACCCCGGTGATCGGCGCGATCAACGGCGCCGCGGTCACCGGCGGCCTCGAACTGGCGCTCTACTGCGACATCCTGATCGCCTCGGAGAACGCGCGGTTCGCCGACACCCACGCCCGGGTCGGCATCATGCCCAGCTGGGGCATGACCGCGCGGCTGCCGCAGAAGGTCGGCGTCAGCCTGGCCCGGCGGATGAGCCTGACCGGCGATTACCTGTCCGCTGACGACGCGCTGCGCGCCGGGCTGGTCACCGAGGTGGTGCCGCATGAGCAGTTGGCCGACGCGGCCCGCGCGATCGCCGCGTCGATCGTCGGCAACAACCGGGACGCGGTGGCCACGCTGCTGAGCTCCTATCACCGCATCGACCGGGACCAGATCGGTTCGGCGCTGTGGCTGGAGGCCCAGACGGCCCGCGAGTGGGCGCGCCGCAACACCGCCGCCGACATCGCCGCCAACCGCGCCGCGGTCATGGAGCGCGGCCGCAGCCAGGTGAAGTAG
- a CDS encoding MATE family efflux transporter: protein MAESPAEGVRGAAPSSRAIAALALPALGVLAAEPLYLLFDLAVVGRLGAISLAGLAVGGLILGLVASQVTFLSYGTTARAARHYGAGDRRAAVAEGVQASWLALGLGVAVIAVVQLIARPVVSAIADGGPVADAGLSWLRIAILGAPAILLSLAGNGWMRGLQDTRRPLRFVVVGFAVSALLCPTLVYGWFGAPELGLPGSAVANVVGQWLAATLFCRALIVEKAPLTPHPTVLRAQLVMGRDLLVRSLAFQACFISAATVAARFGAAALAAHQVVLQLWSFLALVLDSLAIAAQALVGAALGAGQADHAKLVARRVTLFSTVAALVLAGLFAAGSTIVPRLFTDDPAVLHAIVVPWWFLVAQLPIAGAVFALDGVLLGAGDAAFMRNATLASALIGFLPLIWASLAFGWGLAGIWTGLSTFLVLRLVFVGARTLSGRWATTGAAS, encoded by the coding sequence TTGGCTGAGTCACCGGCGGAGGGTGTTCGCGGCGCCGCGCCGTCCAGCCGAGCGATCGCCGCGTTGGCGTTGCCCGCGCTCGGGGTGCTGGCCGCCGAACCGCTCTACCTGCTCTTCGACCTCGCCGTCGTCGGCCGGCTCGGCGCCATCAGCCTGGCCGGGCTGGCCGTAGGCGGGCTGATCCTCGGCCTGGTCGCCTCCCAAGTCACCTTCCTGTCCTACGGGACGACGGCCCGCGCCGCCCGGCACTACGGCGCCGGTGACCGCCGCGCCGCCGTCGCCGAAGGGGTGCAGGCCAGCTGGCTGGCGCTCGGGCTCGGCGTCGCGGTCATCGCGGTGGTGCAGCTCATCGCGCGGCCCGTGGTGTCGGCCATCGCCGACGGTGGGCCGGTCGCCGACGCCGGGTTGAGCTGGCTGCGGATCGCCATCCTGGGCGCCCCGGCGATCCTGCTGTCATTGGCCGGAAACGGTTGGATGCGCGGCCTCCAGGACACCCGTCGCCCGCTGCGCTTCGTGGTGGTCGGGTTCGCGGTGTCGGCGCTGCTGTGCCCGACGCTGGTGTACGGCTGGTTCGGCGCCCCGGAACTGGGACTGCCCGGGTCCGCGGTGGCCAATGTGGTCGGCCAGTGGCTGGCCGCCACGCTGTTCTGCCGGGCGCTGATCGTGGAGAAGGCGCCGCTGACACCGCATCCGACGGTGCTGCGCGCCCAACTGGTGATGGGCCGCGACCTGCTGGTCCGCTCGCTGGCGTTCCAGGCCTGCTTCATCTCGGCGGCCACCGTCGCCGCCCGCTTCGGCGCCGCCGCGCTGGCCGCCCACCAGGTGGTGCTGCAACTGTGGTCGTTCCTTGCCCTGGTGCTCGACTCGCTGGCGATCGCCGCCCAGGCGTTGGTGGGCGCGGCGCTCGGGGCCGGCCAGGCCGACCACGCGAAGCTGGTGGCCCGACGGGTGACGCTGTTCTCCACGGTGGCCGCGCTGGTGCTGGCCGGGCTGTTCGCCGCCGGCTCGACGATTGTGCCGCGGTTGTTCACCGATGACCCGGCGGTGCTGCACGCCATCGTCGTGCCGTGGTGGTTCCTGGTGGCGCAGTTGCCGATCGCCGGGGCGGTGTTCGCCCTGGACGGGGTGCTGCTGGGGGCCGGGGACGCCGCCTTCATGCGCAACGCCACGCTGGCCAGCGCGTTGATCGGATTCCTGCCGCTGATCTGGGCGTCCCTGGCCTTCGGGTGGGGGCTGGCCGGCATCTGGACCGGGCTGTCGACGTTCCTGGTGCTGCGACTGGTCTTCGTCGGGGCGCGGACGCTGTCCGGGCGTTGGGCGACGACGGGCGCGGCCTCCTGA
- a CDS encoding DHH family phosphoesterase, translating to MTAIEPRTDAHAAIGALTGADDIVIVAHVFPDADTIGAGLALAQVLDRLGKRVCVSFARPPALPESLCSLPGGRLLSAPDQVNPDPDLVVTVDIPSRGRLGELGALAAEDCGRPVLVIDHHASNEQFGSVNYVDPTADSTTMLIADLLDAWGQPIDLPVAHCLYAGLMTDTGSFRWASARAHRLAARLIDLGVDNSTVSRTLLDTHPFAWLPMLSRVLTTARLVPEAAGGRGLAYAVVANRELAAARPEEVECVVDIVRTAEQADVAAVFKEVEPGNWSVSLRAKTVDLSPVATGFGGGGHRFAAGYSAAGEVPALVEQLLAALG from the coding sequence GTGACGGCGATCGAACCGCGGACTGACGCGCACGCTGCCATCGGCGCTCTCACCGGCGCCGACGACATCGTGATCGTCGCGCATGTCTTCCCGGACGCCGACACCATCGGCGCCGGACTGGCGCTGGCGCAGGTGCTCGACCGGCTCGGCAAACGGGTCTGTGTCAGCTTCGCGCGGCCACCGGCGCTGCCGGAATCGCTGTGCAGCCTGCCCGGCGGCCGGCTGCTGAGCGCCCCGGACCAGGTCAACCCCGATCCGGATCTGGTGGTCACCGTCGACATCCCCAGCCGCGGGCGGCTCGGCGAACTCGGCGCGCTTGCCGCCGAGGACTGCGGCCGGCCGGTGCTGGTCATCGACCACCACGCCTCCAACGAGCAGTTCGGCAGCGTGAATTACGTTGACCCGACAGCGGATTCGACGACCATGCTGATCGCCGACCTGCTCGACGCGTGGGGCCAGCCGATCGACCTGCCCGTCGCGCACTGCCTGTACGCCGGGCTGATGACCGACACCGGGTCGTTTCGCTGGGCCAGCGCCCGCGCGCACCGGCTGGCCGCCCGGCTGATCGATCTGGGCGTGGACAACAGCACGGTCAGCCGCACCCTGCTCGACACCCACCCGTTCGCCTGGCTACCGATGCTGTCGCGGGTGCTGACCACCGCGCGGCTGGTCCCCGAAGCCGCTGGCGGACGAGGTCTGGCCTACGCCGTCGTCGCGAATCGCGAACTGGCGGCCGCCCGCCCCGAAGAGGTGGAGTGCGTCGTCGACATCGTCCGCACCGCCGAACAGGCCGACGTCGCGGCGGTGTTCAAGGAAGTCGAGCCCGGCAACTGGTCGGTGTCGCTGCGCGCCAAGACGGTGGACCTGTCGCCGGTGGCGACCGGGTTCGGCGGCGGCGGTCACCGCTTCGCGGCCGGGTACTCGGCCGCCGGGGAGGTCCCCGCACTCGTCGAGCAACTGCTCGCGGCTCTTGGCTGA